Proteins encoded within one genomic window of Lagenorhynchus albirostris chromosome 9, mLagAlb1.1, whole genome shotgun sequence:
- the SNX15 gene encoding sorting nexin-15 isoform X5 produces the protein MSASPMAKDDFLRHYTVSDPRTHPKGYTEYKVTAQFISKRDPEDVKEVVVWKRYSDFRKLHGDLAYTHRNLFRRLEEFPAFPRAQVFGRFEASVIEERRKGAEDLLRFTVHIPALNNSPQLKEFFRGGEVTRPSEMSRDVHILPPPLIPTPPPDEPRVQPHEPWLPQPLPAERRGLEELEVPGMSPMIYSSVDPLPSSPAQEALDLLFNCGSTEEASSSPGRGPLTEAELALFDPFSKEEGVGPSPTHMGELAALEAESERLDQEPWEPGGQAEEEDEKGGPAPAYLSEATELITQALRDEKAGAYPAALQGYRDGVHILLQGVSGDPSPARREGVKKKAAEYLKRAEEILHLHLSQLPP, from the exons ATGAGCGCTTCACCCATG GCGAAGGACGACTTTCTGCGGCACTACACAGTCTCCGACCCCCGGACCCACCCAAAGGGCTACACAGAGTACAAAGTGACGGCTCAG TTCATCTCAAAGAGGGACCCGGAGGATGTCAAAGAG GTGGTGGTCTGGAAGCGGTACAGTGACTTTCGAAAGCTGCATGGAGACCTGGCCTATACCCACCGCAACCTCTTCCGCCGCCTGGAGGAGTTCCCTGCCTTCCCCCGTGCCCAGGTGTTTG GCCGGTTTGAAGCCTCGGTGATCGAGGAGCGGCGAAAGGGGGCCGAGGACTTGCTTCGCTTTACTGTGCACATCCCCGCACTCAACAACAGCCCCCAACTCAAGGAGTTCTTCCGG GGTGGGGAGGTGACACGGCCCTCCGAGATGTCCAGAGACGTGCATATCCTGCCACCCCCTCTGATCCCCACACCGCCCCCTGATGAACCCCGGGTGCAGCCTCATGAGCCCTGGTTGCCCCAGCCGCTCCCTGCAGAGAGGAGGGGCCTCGAGGAGTTGGAGGTGCCAG GCATGTCCCCAATGATCTATTCCTCAGTGGACCCCCTGCCATCCAGCCCTGCCCAGGAGGCCCTGGATCTCCTCTTTAACTGTGGGAGCACCGAGGAGGCGTCCAGTTCCCCCGGCCGAGGCCCCCTCACCGAGGCTGAGCTTGCCCTCTTTGACCCCTTCTCCAAGGAAG AAGGTGTAGGCCCCAGTCCTACCCACATGGGTGAGCTGGCAGCACTGGAGGCAGAATCTGAAAGACTGGACCAGGAACCCTGGGAGCCAGGAGGGCAGGCGGAGGAAGAGGACGAGAAAGGAGGGCCCGCCCCTGCCTATCTGAGCGAAGCCACAGAGCTCATCACCCAGGCCCTACGGGATGAGAAGGCAGGCGCCTACCCTGCAGCTTTGCAGGGTTACCGGGATGGTGTGCACATCCTGCTTCAGGGAGTTTCTG GTGACCCATCACCTGCCCGCCGGGAGGGTGTGAAGAAGAAGGCGGCTGAGTACCTGAAGCGGGCAGAGGAAATCTTGCACCTGCATCTGTCCCAGCTCCCACCCTGA
- the SNX15 gene encoding sorting nexin-15 isoform X4: MSKGVSRGALVWAVGRDTTPSQTPPACTPLFACSQESDLRVCFVFLSAVTAPTHLRSSNKSSHERFTHGTAFKLRNLVVVVLPKARPLCTPVPNQIPETEFWAKDDFLRHYTVSDPRTHPKGYTEYKVTAQFISKRDPEDVKEVVVWKRYSDFRKLHGDLAYTHRNLFRRLEEFPAFPRAQVFGRFEASVIEERRKGAEDLLRFTVHIPALNNSPQLKEFFRGGEVTRPSEMSRDVHILPPPLIPTPPPDEPRVQPHEPWLPQPLPAERRGLEELEVPGMSPMIYSSVDPLPSSPAQEALDLLFNCGSTEEASSSPGRGPLTEAELALFDPFSKEGDPSPARREGVKKKAAEYLKRAEEILHLHLSQLPP; the protein is encoded by the exons ATGTCTAAAGGGGTCTCCAGAGGAGCCCTGGTGTGGGCTGTGGGACGGGACACCACTCCATCCCAAACACCTCCTGCATGTACTCCCCTCTTTGCATGCTCCCAGGAGTCTGATTTGAGAGTttgctttgtgtttctttctgcAGTTACAGCGCCCACTCATCTGAGGTCCAGTAACAAGAGTAGCCATGAGCGCTTCACCCATGGTACTGCATTCAAGCTTCGAaacctggtggtggtggtgttaccAAAAGCTCGGCCTCTCTGTACACCAGTGCCGAACCAAATcccggagacagagttttgg GCGAAGGACGACTTTCTGCGGCACTACACAGTCTCCGACCCCCGGACCCACCCAAAGGGCTACACAGAGTACAAAGTGACGGCTCAG TTCATCTCAAAGAGGGACCCGGAGGATGTCAAAGAG GTGGTGGTCTGGAAGCGGTACAGTGACTTTCGAAAGCTGCATGGAGACCTGGCCTATACCCACCGCAACCTCTTCCGCCGCCTGGAGGAGTTCCCTGCCTTCCCCCGTGCCCAGGTGTTTG GCCGGTTTGAAGCCTCGGTGATCGAGGAGCGGCGAAAGGGGGCCGAGGACTTGCTTCGCTTTACTGTGCACATCCCCGCACTCAACAACAGCCCCCAACTCAAGGAGTTCTTCCGG GGTGGGGAGGTGACACGGCCCTCCGAGATGTCCAGAGACGTGCATATCCTGCCACCCCCTCTGATCCCCACACCGCCCCCTGATGAACCCCGGGTGCAGCCTCATGAGCCCTGGTTGCCCCAGCCGCTCCCTGCAGAGAGGAGGGGCCTCGAGGAGTTGGAGGTGCCAG GCATGTCCCCAATGATCTATTCCTCAGTGGACCCCCTGCCATCCAGCCCTGCCCAGGAGGCCCTGGATCTCCTCTTTAACTGTGGGAGCACCGAGGAGGCGTCCAGTTCCCCCGGCCGAGGCCCCCTCACCGAGGCTGAGCTTGCCCTCTTTGACCCCTTCTCCAAGGAAG GTGACCCATCACCTGCCCGCCGGGAGGGTGTGAAGAAGAAGGCGGCTGAGTACCTGAAGCGGGCAGAGGAAATCTTGCACCTGCATCTGTCCCAGCTCCCACCCTGA
- the SNX15 gene encoding sorting nexin-15 isoform X1, giving the protein MSKGVSRGALVWAVGRDTTPSQTPPACTPLFACSQESDLRVCFVFLSAVTAPTHLRSSNKSSHERFTHGTAFKLRNLVVVVLPKARPLCTPVPNQIPETEFWAKDDFLRHYTVSDPRTHPKGYTEYKVTAQFISKRDPEDVKEVVVWKRYSDFRKLHGDLAYTHRNLFRRLEEFPAFPRAQVFGRFEASVIEERRKGAEDLLRFTVHIPALNNSPQLKEFFRGGEVTRPSEMSRDVHILPPPLIPTPPPDEPRVQPHEPWLPQPLPAERRGLEELEVPGMSPMIYSSVDPLPSSPAQEALDLLFNCGSTEEASSSPGRGPLTEAELALFDPFSKEEGVGPSPTHMGELAALEAESERLDQEPWEPGGQAEEEDEKGGPAPAYLSEATELITQALRDEKAGAYPAALQGYRDGVHILLQGVSGDPSPARREGVKKKAAEYLKRAEEILHLHLSQLPP; this is encoded by the exons ATGTCTAAAGGGGTCTCCAGAGGAGCCCTGGTGTGGGCTGTGGGACGGGACACCACTCCATCCCAAACACCTCCTGCATGTACTCCCCTCTTTGCATGCTCCCAGGAGTCTGATTTGAGAGTttgctttgtgtttctttctgcAGTTACAGCGCCCACTCATCTGAGGTCCAGTAACAAGAGTAGCCATGAGCGCTTCACCCATGGTACTGCATTCAAGCTTCGAaacctggtggtggtggtgttaccAAAAGCTCGGCCTCTCTGTACACCAGTGCCGAACCAAATcccggagacagagttttgg GCGAAGGACGACTTTCTGCGGCACTACACAGTCTCCGACCCCCGGACCCACCCAAAGGGCTACACAGAGTACAAAGTGACGGCTCAG TTCATCTCAAAGAGGGACCCGGAGGATGTCAAAGAG GTGGTGGTCTGGAAGCGGTACAGTGACTTTCGAAAGCTGCATGGAGACCTGGCCTATACCCACCGCAACCTCTTCCGCCGCCTGGAGGAGTTCCCTGCCTTCCCCCGTGCCCAGGTGTTTG GCCGGTTTGAAGCCTCGGTGATCGAGGAGCGGCGAAAGGGGGCCGAGGACTTGCTTCGCTTTACTGTGCACATCCCCGCACTCAACAACAGCCCCCAACTCAAGGAGTTCTTCCGG GGTGGGGAGGTGACACGGCCCTCCGAGATGTCCAGAGACGTGCATATCCTGCCACCCCCTCTGATCCCCACACCGCCCCCTGATGAACCCCGGGTGCAGCCTCATGAGCCCTGGTTGCCCCAGCCGCTCCCTGCAGAGAGGAGGGGCCTCGAGGAGTTGGAGGTGCCAG GCATGTCCCCAATGATCTATTCCTCAGTGGACCCCCTGCCATCCAGCCCTGCCCAGGAGGCCCTGGATCTCCTCTTTAACTGTGGGAGCACCGAGGAGGCGTCCAGTTCCCCCGGCCGAGGCCCCCTCACCGAGGCTGAGCTTGCCCTCTTTGACCCCTTCTCCAAGGAAG AAGGTGTAGGCCCCAGTCCTACCCACATGGGTGAGCTGGCAGCACTGGAGGCAGAATCTGAAAGACTGGACCAGGAACCCTGGGAGCCAGGAGGGCAGGCGGAGGAAGAGGACGAGAAAGGAGGGCCCGCCCCTGCCTATCTGAGCGAAGCCACAGAGCTCATCACCCAGGCCCTACGGGATGAGAAGGCAGGCGCCTACCCTGCAGCTTTGCAGGGTTACCGGGATGGTGTGCACATCCTGCTTCAGGGAGTTTCTG GTGACCCATCACCTGCCCGCCGGGAGGGTGTGAAGAAGAAGGCGGCTGAGTACCTGAAGCGGGCAGAGGAAATCTTGCACCTGCATCTGTCCCAGCTCCCACCCTGA
- the SNX15 gene encoding sorting nexin-15 isoform X8 — protein sequence MSASPMFISKRDPEDVKEVVVWKRYSDFRKLHGDLAYTHRNLFRRLEEFPAFPRAQVFGRFEASVIEERRKGAEDLLRFTVHIPALNNSPQLKEFFRGGEVTRPSEMSRDVHILPPPLIPTPPPDEPRVQPHEPWLPQPLPAERRGLEELEVPGMSPMIYSSVDPLPSSPAQEALDLLFNCGSTEEASSSPGRGPLTEAELALFDPFSKEEGVGPSPTHMGELAALEAESERLDQEPWEPGGQAEEEDEKGGPAPAYLSEATELITQALRDEKAGAYPAALQGYRDGVHILLQGVSGDPSPARREGVKKKAAEYLKRAEEILHLHLSQLPP from the exons ATGAGCGCTTCACCCATG TTCATCTCAAAGAGGGACCCGGAGGATGTCAAAGAG GTGGTGGTCTGGAAGCGGTACAGTGACTTTCGAAAGCTGCATGGAGACCTGGCCTATACCCACCGCAACCTCTTCCGCCGCCTGGAGGAGTTCCCTGCCTTCCCCCGTGCCCAGGTGTTTG GCCGGTTTGAAGCCTCGGTGATCGAGGAGCGGCGAAAGGGGGCCGAGGACTTGCTTCGCTTTACTGTGCACATCCCCGCACTCAACAACAGCCCCCAACTCAAGGAGTTCTTCCGG GGTGGGGAGGTGACACGGCCCTCCGAGATGTCCAGAGACGTGCATATCCTGCCACCCCCTCTGATCCCCACACCGCCCCCTGATGAACCCCGGGTGCAGCCTCATGAGCCCTGGTTGCCCCAGCCGCTCCCTGCAGAGAGGAGGGGCCTCGAGGAGTTGGAGGTGCCAG GCATGTCCCCAATGATCTATTCCTCAGTGGACCCCCTGCCATCCAGCCCTGCCCAGGAGGCCCTGGATCTCCTCTTTAACTGTGGGAGCACCGAGGAGGCGTCCAGTTCCCCCGGCCGAGGCCCCCTCACCGAGGCTGAGCTTGCCCTCTTTGACCCCTTCTCCAAGGAAG AAGGTGTAGGCCCCAGTCCTACCCACATGGGTGAGCTGGCAGCACTGGAGGCAGAATCTGAAAGACTGGACCAGGAACCCTGGGAGCCAGGAGGGCAGGCGGAGGAAGAGGACGAGAAAGGAGGGCCCGCCCCTGCCTATCTGAGCGAAGCCACAGAGCTCATCACCCAGGCCCTACGGGATGAGAAGGCAGGCGCCTACCCTGCAGCTTTGCAGGGTTACCGGGATGGTGTGCACATCCTGCTTCAGGGAGTTTCTG GTGACCCATCACCTGCCCGCCGGGAGGGTGTGAAGAAGAAGGCGGCTGAGTACCTGAAGCGGGCAGAGGAAATCTTGCACCTGCATCTGTCCCAGCTCCCACCCTGA
- the SNX15 gene encoding sorting nexin-15 isoform X9, producing MSKGVSRGALVWAVGRDTTPSQTPPACTPLFACSQESDLRVCFVFLSAVTAPTHLRSSNKSSHERFTHGTAFKLRNLVVVVLPKARPLCTPVPNQIPETEFWAKDDFLRHYTVSDPRTHPKGYTEYKVTAQFISKRDPEDVKEVVVWKRYSDFRKLHGDLAYTHRNLFRRLEEFPAFPRAQVFEGVGPSPTHMGELAALEAESERLDQEPWEPGGQAEEEDEKGGPAPAYLSEATELITQALRDEKAGAYPAALQGYRDGVHILLQGVSGDPSPARREGVKKKAAEYLKRAEEILHLHLSQLPP from the exons ATGTCTAAAGGGGTCTCCAGAGGAGCCCTGGTGTGGGCTGTGGGACGGGACACCACTCCATCCCAAACACCTCCTGCATGTACTCCCCTCTTTGCATGCTCCCAGGAGTCTGATTTGAGAGTttgctttgtgtttctttctgcAGTTACAGCGCCCACTCATCTGAGGTCCAGTAACAAGAGTAGCCATGAGCGCTTCACCCATGGTACTGCATTCAAGCTTCGAaacctggtggtggtggtgttaccAAAAGCTCGGCCTCTCTGTACACCAGTGCCGAACCAAATcccggagacagagttttgg GCGAAGGACGACTTTCTGCGGCACTACACAGTCTCCGACCCCCGGACCCACCCAAAGGGCTACACAGAGTACAAAGTGACGGCTCAG TTCATCTCAAAGAGGGACCCGGAGGATGTCAAAGAG GTGGTGGTCTGGAAGCGGTACAGTGACTTTCGAAAGCTGCATGGAGACCTGGCCTATACCCACCGCAACCTCTTCCGCCGCCTGGAGGAGTTCCCTGCCTTCCCCCGTGCCCAGGTGTTTG AAGGTGTAGGCCCCAGTCCTACCCACATGGGTGAGCTGGCAGCACTGGAGGCAGAATCTGAAAGACTGGACCAGGAACCCTGGGAGCCAGGAGGGCAGGCGGAGGAAGAGGACGAGAAAGGAGGGCCCGCCCCTGCCTATCTGAGCGAAGCCACAGAGCTCATCACCCAGGCCCTACGGGATGAGAAGGCAGGCGCCTACCCTGCAGCTTTGCAGGGTTACCGGGATGGTGTGCACATCCTGCTTCAGGGAGTTTCTG GTGACCCATCACCTGCCCGCCGGGAGGGTGTGAAGAAGAAGGCGGCTGAGTACCTGAAGCGGGCAGAGGAAATCTTGCACCTGCATCTGTCCCAGCTCCCACCCTGA
- the SNX15 gene encoding sorting nexin-15 isoform X2: MSKGVSRGALVWAVGRDTTPSQTPPACTPLFACSQESDLRVCFVFLSAVTAPTHLRSSNKSSHERFTHGTAFKLRNLVVVVLPKARPLCTPVPNQIPETEFWAKDDFLRHYTVSDPRTHPKGYTEYKVTAQFISKRDPEDVKEVVVWKRYSDFRKLHGDLAYTHRNLFRRLEEFPAFPRAQVFGRFEASVIEERRKGAEDLLRFTVHIPALNNSPQLKEFFRGGEVTRPSEMSRDVHILPPPLIPTPPPDEPRVQPHEPWLPQPLPAERRGLEELEVPVDPLPSSPAQEALDLLFNCGSTEEASSSPGRGPLTEAELALFDPFSKEEGVGPSPTHMGELAALEAESERLDQEPWEPGGQAEEEDEKGGPAPAYLSEATELITQALRDEKAGAYPAALQGYRDGVHILLQGVSGDPSPARREGVKKKAAEYLKRAEEILHLHLSQLPP; this comes from the exons ATGTCTAAAGGGGTCTCCAGAGGAGCCCTGGTGTGGGCTGTGGGACGGGACACCACTCCATCCCAAACACCTCCTGCATGTACTCCCCTCTTTGCATGCTCCCAGGAGTCTGATTTGAGAGTttgctttgtgtttctttctgcAGTTACAGCGCCCACTCATCTGAGGTCCAGTAACAAGAGTAGCCATGAGCGCTTCACCCATGGTACTGCATTCAAGCTTCGAaacctggtggtggtggtgttaccAAAAGCTCGGCCTCTCTGTACACCAGTGCCGAACCAAATcccggagacagagttttgg GCGAAGGACGACTTTCTGCGGCACTACACAGTCTCCGACCCCCGGACCCACCCAAAGGGCTACACAGAGTACAAAGTGACGGCTCAG TTCATCTCAAAGAGGGACCCGGAGGATGTCAAAGAG GTGGTGGTCTGGAAGCGGTACAGTGACTTTCGAAAGCTGCATGGAGACCTGGCCTATACCCACCGCAACCTCTTCCGCCGCCTGGAGGAGTTCCCTGCCTTCCCCCGTGCCCAGGTGTTTG GCCGGTTTGAAGCCTCGGTGATCGAGGAGCGGCGAAAGGGGGCCGAGGACTTGCTTCGCTTTACTGTGCACATCCCCGCACTCAACAACAGCCCCCAACTCAAGGAGTTCTTCCGG GGTGGGGAGGTGACACGGCCCTCCGAGATGTCCAGAGACGTGCATATCCTGCCACCCCCTCTGATCCCCACACCGCCCCCTGATGAACCCCGGGTGCAGCCTCATGAGCCCTGGTTGCCCCAGCCGCTCCCTGCAGAGAGGAGGGGCCTCGAGGAGTTGGAGGTGCCAG TGGACCCCCTGCCATCCAGCCCTGCCCAGGAGGCCCTGGATCTCCTCTTTAACTGTGGGAGCACCGAGGAGGCGTCCAGTTCCCCCGGCCGAGGCCCCCTCACCGAGGCTGAGCTTGCCCTCTTTGACCCCTTCTCCAAGGAAG AAGGTGTAGGCCCCAGTCCTACCCACATGGGTGAGCTGGCAGCACTGGAGGCAGAATCTGAAAGACTGGACCAGGAACCCTGGGAGCCAGGAGGGCAGGCGGAGGAAGAGGACGAGAAAGGAGGGCCCGCCCCTGCCTATCTGAGCGAAGCCACAGAGCTCATCACCCAGGCCCTACGGGATGAGAAGGCAGGCGCCTACCCTGCAGCTTTGCAGGGTTACCGGGATGGTGTGCACATCCTGCTTCAGGGAGTTTCTG GTGACCCATCACCTGCCCGCCGGGAGGGTGTGAAGAAGAAGGCGGCTGAGTACCTGAAGCGGGCAGAGGAAATCTTGCACCTGCATCTGTCCCAGCTCCCACCCTGA
- the SNX15 gene encoding sorting nexin-15 isoform X6, with protein MSRQAKDDFLRHYTVSDPRTHPKGYTEYKVTAQFISKRDPEDVKEVVVWKRYSDFRKLHGDLAYTHRNLFRRLEEFPAFPRAQVFGRFEASVIEERRKGAEDLLRFTVHIPALNNSPQLKEFFRGGEVTRPSEMSRDVHILPPPLIPTPPPDEPRVQPHEPWLPQPLPAERRGLEELEVPGMSPMIYSSVDPLPSSPAQEALDLLFNCGSTEEASSSPGRGPLTEAELALFDPFSKEEGVGPSPTHMGELAALEAESERLDQEPWEPGGQAEEEDEKGGPAPAYLSEATELITQALRDEKAGAYPAALQGYRDGVHILLQGVSGDPSPARREGVKKKAAEYLKRAEEILHLHLSQLPP; from the exons ATGTCCCGCCAGGCGAAGGACGACTTTCTGCGGCACTACACAGTCTCCGACCCCCGGACCCACCCAAAGGGCTACACAGAGTACAAAGTGACGGCTCAG TTCATCTCAAAGAGGGACCCGGAGGATGTCAAAGAG GTGGTGGTCTGGAAGCGGTACAGTGACTTTCGAAAGCTGCATGGAGACCTGGCCTATACCCACCGCAACCTCTTCCGCCGCCTGGAGGAGTTCCCTGCCTTCCCCCGTGCCCAGGTGTTTG GCCGGTTTGAAGCCTCGGTGATCGAGGAGCGGCGAAAGGGGGCCGAGGACTTGCTTCGCTTTACTGTGCACATCCCCGCACTCAACAACAGCCCCCAACTCAAGGAGTTCTTCCGG GGTGGGGAGGTGACACGGCCCTCCGAGATGTCCAGAGACGTGCATATCCTGCCACCCCCTCTGATCCCCACACCGCCCCCTGATGAACCCCGGGTGCAGCCTCATGAGCCCTGGTTGCCCCAGCCGCTCCCTGCAGAGAGGAGGGGCCTCGAGGAGTTGGAGGTGCCAG GCATGTCCCCAATGATCTATTCCTCAGTGGACCCCCTGCCATCCAGCCCTGCCCAGGAGGCCCTGGATCTCCTCTTTAACTGTGGGAGCACCGAGGAGGCGTCCAGTTCCCCCGGCCGAGGCCCCCTCACCGAGGCTGAGCTTGCCCTCTTTGACCCCTTCTCCAAGGAAG AAGGTGTAGGCCCCAGTCCTACCCACATGGGTGAGCTGGCAGCACTGGAGGCAGAATCTGAAAGACTGGACCAGGAACCCTGGGAGCCAGGAGGGCAGGCGGAGGAAGAGGACGAGAAAGGAGGGCCCGCCCCTGCCTATCTGAGCGAAGCCACAGAGCTCATCACCCAGGCCCTACGGGATGAGAAGGCAGGCGCCTACCCTGCAGCTTTGCAGGGTTACCGGGATGGTGTGCACATCCTGCTTCAGGGAGTTTCTG GTGACCCATCACCTGCCCGCCGGGAGGGTGTGAAGAAGAAGGCGGCTGAGTACCTGAAGCGGGCAGAGGAAATCTTGCACCTGCATCTGTCCCAGCTCCCACCCTGA
- the SNX15 gene encoding sorting nexin-15 isoform X11: protein MSRQAKDDFLRHYTVSDPRTHPKGYTEYKVTAQFISKRDPEDVKEVVVWKRYSDFRKLHGDLAYTHRNLFRRLEEFPAFPRAQVFGRFEASVIEERRKGAEDLLRFTVHIPALNNSPQLKEFFRGGEVTRPSEMSRDVHILPPPLIPTPPPDEPRVQPHEPWLPQPLPAERRGLEELEVPVDPLPSSPAQEALDLLFNCGSTEEASSSPGRGPLTEAELALFDPFSKEGDPSPARREGVKKKAAEYLKRAEEILHLHLSQLPP from the exons ATGTCCCGCCAGGCGAAGGACGACTTTCTGCGGCACTACACAGTCTCCGACCCCCGGACCCACCCAAAGGGCTACACAGAGTACAAAGTGACGGCTCAG TTCATCTCAAAGAGGGACCCGGAGGATGTCAAAGAG GTGGTGGTCTGGAAGCGGTACAGTGACTTTCGAAAGCTGCATGGAGACCTGGCCTATACCCACCGCAACCTCTTCCGCCGCCTGGAGGAGTTCCCTGCCTTCCCCCGTGCCCAGGTGTTTG GCCGGTTTGAAGCCTCGGTGATCGAGGAGCGGCGAAAGGGGGCCGAGGACTTGCTTCGCTTTACTGTGCACATCCCCGCACTCAACAACAGCCCCCAACTCAAGGAGTTCTTCCGG GGTGGGGAGGTGACACGGCCCTCCGAGATGTCCAGAGACGTGCATATCCTGCCACCCCCTCTGATCCCCACACCGCCCCCTGATGAACCCCGGGTGCAGCCTCATGAGCCCTGGTTGCCCCAGCCGCTCCCTGCAGAGAGGAGGGGCCTCGAGGAGTTGGAGGTGCCAG TGGACCCCCTGCCATCCAGCCCTGCCCAGGAGGCCCTGGATCTCCTCTTTAACTGTGGGAGCACCGAGGAGGCGTCCAGTTCCCCCGGCCGAGGCCCCCTCACCGAGGCTGAGCTTGCCCTCTTTGACCCCTTCTCCAAGGAAG GTGACCCATCACCTGCCCGCCGGGAGGGTGTGAAGAAGAAGGCGGCTGAGTACCTGAAGCGGGCAGAGGAAATCTTGCACCTGCATCTGTCCCAGCTCCCACCCTGA
- the SNX15 gene encoding sorting nexin-15 isoform X3, with protein sequence MSKGVSRGALVWAVGRDTTPSQTPPACTPLFACSQESDLRVCFVFLSAVTAPTHLRSSNKSSHERFTHGTAFKLRNLVVVVLPKARPLCTPVPNQIPETEFWAKDDFLRHYTVSDPRTHPKGYTEYKVTAQFISKRDPEDVKEVVVWKRYSDFRKLHGDLAYTHRNLFRRLEEFPAFPRAQVFGRFEASVIEERRKGAEDLLRFTVHIPALNNSPQLKEFFRGGEVTRPSEMSRDVHILPPPLIPTPPPDEPRVQPHEPWLPQPLPAERRGLEELEVPEGVGPSPTHMGELAALEAESERLDQEPWEPGGQAEEEDEKGGPAPAYLSEATELITQALRDEKAGAYPAALQGYRDGVHILLQGVSGDPSPARREGVKKKAAEYLKRAEEILHLHLSQLPP encoded by the exons ATGTCTAAAGGGGTCTCCAGAGGAGCCCTGGTGTGGGCTGTGGGACGGGACACCACTCCATCCCAAACACCTCCTGCATGTACTCCCCTCTTTGCATGCTCCCAGGAGTCTGATTTGAGAGTttgctttgtgtttctttctgcAGTTACAGCGCCCACTCATCTGAGGTCCAGTAACAAGAGTAGCCATGAGCGCTTCACCCATGGTACTGCATTCAAGCTTCGAaacctggtggtggtggtgttaccAAAAGCTCGGCCTCTCTGTACACCAGTGCCGAACCAAATcccggagacagagttttgg GCGAAGGACGACTTTCTGCGGCACTACACAGTCTCCGACCCCCGGACCCACCCAAAGGGCTACACAGAGTACAAAGTGACGGCTCAG TTCATCTCAAAGAGGGACCCGGAGGATGTCAAAGAG GTGGTGGTCTGGAAGCGGTACAGTGACTTTCGAAAGCTGCATGGAGACCTGGCCTATACCCACCGCAACCTCTTCCGCCGCCTGGAGGAGTTCCCTGCCTTCCCCCGTGCCCAGGTGTTTG GCCGGTTTGAAGCCTCGGTGATCGAGGAGCGGCGAAAGGGGGCCGAGGACTTGCTTCGCTTTACTGTGCACATCCCCGCACTCAACAACAGCCCCCAACTCAAGGAGTTCTTCCGG GGTGGGGAGGTGACACGGCCCTCCGAGATGTCCAGAGACGTGCATATCCTGCCACCCCCTCTGATCCCCACACCGCCCCCTGATGAACCCCGGGTGCAGCCTCATGAGCCCTGGTTGCCCCAGCCGCTCCCTGCAGAGAGGAGGGGCCTCGAGGAGTTGGAGGTGCCAG AAGGTGTAGGCCCCAGTCCTACCCACATGGGTGAGCTGGCAGCACTGGAGGCAGAATCTGAAAGACTGGACCAGGAACCCTGGGAGCCAGGAGGGCAGGCGGAGGAAGAGGACGAGAAAGGAGGGCCCGCCCCTGCCTATCTGAGCGAAGCCACAGAGCTCATCACCCAGGCCCTACGGGATGAGAAGGCAGGCGCCTACCCTGCAGCTTTGCAGGGTTACCGGGATGGTGTGCACATCCTGCTTCAGGGAGTTTCTG GTGACCCATCACCTGCCCGCCGGGAGGGTGTGAAGAAGAAGGCGGCTGAGTACCTGAAGCGGGCAGAGGAAATCTTGCACCTGCATCTGTCCCAGCTCCCACCCTGA